The following coding sequences are from one Arachis hypogaea cultivar Tifrunner chromosome 7, arahy.Tifrunner.gnm2.J5K5, whole genome shotgun sequence window:
- the LOC112703531 gene encoding B-box zinc finger protein 22 produces the protein MKIQCNVCEAAEAKVLCCADEAALCWECDEKVHAANKLASKHQRVPLSMSSSHMPKCDICQEAFGYFFCLEDRALLCRKCDVAIHTANTYVSGHQRFLLTGVRVGLEATEPGGTSSTSLKSDSGEKASDTKSSSVSRKVSTMPQSSDYNEMLPLDAGGVGEMPPAKESYGGGSTAGNISPWPIEEFLGLNDFGQGYNYMEGSSKADSGKLGDSDSPVLRSVEEEMGMEDDDEYLSRVPDSPWTVQQVPSPPTASGLYWPKDPQFSSDHAMFVPDICCSPMQETRYSRRRRHHL, from the exons ATGAAGATTCAGTGCAACGTGTGTGAGGCTGCTGAGGCTAAAGTTCTTTGCTGTGCTGATGAGGCTGCGCTTTGTTGGGAGTGTGATGAGAAGGTTCATGCTGCTAACAAGCTCGCTAGCAAGCACCAGAGGGTTCCACTTTCCATGTCTTCTTCTCACATGCCCAAATGTGATATTTGTCAG GAAGCATTTGGCTATTTCTTCTGTCTAGAGGATCGAGCTTTACTGTGTCGAAAGTGTGATGTAGCAATACACACGGCGAATACTTATGTCTCCGGTCATCAGAGGTTTCTTCTCACTGGTGTAAGAGTAGGTCTAGAAGCAACCGAGCCCGGTGgtacttcttcaacttctttgaAGTCGGATTCTGGGGAGAAAGCTTCCGACACCAAGTCCTCTTCTGTCTCCAGAAAGGTGTCGACGATGCCCCAGTCGTCGGATTACAATGAAATGTTACCCCTTGATGCTGGGGGAGTTGGCGAGATGCCTCCAGCTAAGGAGTCTTATGGTGGTGGTTCTACTGCCGGAAATATCTCACCGTGGCCGATCGAAGAATTCCTTGGCCTAAATGATTTCGGTCAAGGTTATAATTACATGGAAGGATCATCAAAG GCTGATAGTGGTAAGCTTGGGGATTCTGATTCTCCGGTCTTGAGATCCGTCGAAGAGGAAATGGGAATGGAGGACGACGATGAGTACCTGAGCCGCGTTCCGGATTCACCGTGGACAGTTCAGCAGGTCCCTTCTCCTCCTACAGCTTCCGGGTTGTACTGGCCGAAAGACCCTCAGTTTTCATCCGACCATGCTATGTTTGTTCCGGACATATGCTGTTCTCCCATGCAAGAGACTCGGTATTCGAGGCGGCGGAGGCACCACCTTTGA